In the Clostridium cellulovorans 743B genome, TAAGTTCTATAAAATCTTCATTTAGCTGGGAAGTTGTTACTACATTTATCATAAGTTCTCTAGTGTTTTTCCCTTGTCTTATGATAAGATTTCTCATAAAACCTTCTCTGCTCATGACTCTATATTTAGGAAAACCTTTTTCTTTTACATATTCCAAAGTTTCCTTTAGGATCGTTCTATAATCTTCTTCTACAAGGTAACATTGATCAACTGTCAAAATTCCAAAACTCATTCCTCTTGCATGAAGTCCTAAAGTTATTTCTCCACCCTTTTCCATGTCTCCAAAGGTAAATTCCATTTTGTTTCTGTAATGAAACATCTCTGGGCTTCCTTCTATTCCTTCAAATTCAAAGCCCGTTATATTCTTTTTCTCAAATAACTTTAGCACTTGATTCTTCTTGAATTCTAGTTGCTTTTCATAGTCAAGATATTGATGTGTACAGCCTCCACAACCTTGATAAAAATGTGGACATGGTGCTTGTACTTTGTAATTAGCATCCTCGAGGGTTTCTAATATCCTTGCTTCCATGTGTCCTTTTTTTCTTCTATTCTCTATAACAAGTAACTTTTGTCCTGGCAATGCATTCTTTATGTAAACTTCTTCTTCATTTTTAAGTCCTACTCCATAGCCTGGAAAAGCTGTATCTGTTATCTCTATTTCAAATGGTTTCTTTTTTCTTCCCATAAGTATCTCCCTTATCGTTGAATAATTACAAATCTATGATTTAATAGTTTTTTGATGTTTAATAATCTATAATATTATCTTATATGTTGGTATAAATGTAAACCATAAAACGCCTTTTTTCTGATTTTGTCTTGCGGTGGTGGATTTCTAATGATGCTTCAGCAATATAGTAGTGCTATATAACCTTAGTTACAAATAAACAATAGTTTGGATATTCTGTTTATTTCAAAGAAAAATCTTAAGGACATGTTGTCTCATACGCCACATGTTGAGTGTATGAGTAGAAATGAAATATAATTAATTGAAAATTGTTTAACTGTAGTATACAATCAAAGTAAAATCCAAAATGCTCAAAAACAACTGTTGAAAGTATAAAAAATTTATAAGATTATGAACGATCATAGAATATTTCTATAAGTGAATATGCTTATTGTTTTCACAGAAAGACATCATTTATTGAATAGAATTTCTATTTAAATAAACTTGTAAATAGATAAATTCAGGCCGAACAAAAAAATGCTAAGAAGATGAGGACTAGTTATGTATACGAAGCAAGATTTAAAAAATATGATAAAAGAAATGGGTATAGATTCTACAGATACCGTGTTTATTCATTCATCCATGAAATCAATTGGTGAAGTTTTAGGTGGTGCCAATACAGTACTTGATTCATTCATGGAATATTTAGTGAACGGTTTATTAATTATTCCTACACATACTTGGAAGAGTATGTCTGAGTCTCATAATGAGTATGACCCAAGTAAAGAGCCATCTTGCGTTGGGATATTAACCAATTTATTTATGAAAAAAGAGGGCGTTATTCGTTCGTTGCATCCAACACATAGTGTAGCTGCCTA is a window encoding:
- the rlmD gene encoding 23S rRNA (uracil(1939)-C(5))-methyltransferase RlmD; amino-acid sequence: MGRKKKPFEIEITDTAFPGYGVGLKNEEEVYIKNALPGQKLLVIENRRKKGHMEARILETLEDANYKVQAPCPHFYQGCGGCTHQYLDYEKQLEFKKNQVLKLFEKKNITGFEFEGIEGSPEMFHYRNKMEFTFGDMEKGGEITLGLHARGMSFGILTVDQCYLVEEDYRTILKETLEYVKEKGFPKYRVMSREGFMRNLIIRQGKNTRELMINVVTTSQLNEDFIELKERLLKLPLENKIKGILHTINDSFSDAVKIDELKVLYGQDYITENLLGLNFKISPLSFFQTNSKGAEKLYSIVKEYIGESDDKVVFDLYCGTGTIGQIVAPKAKKVIGLELIEEAVKAAEINAELNGLTNCKFIAGDVAETIKTIKEKPDTIILDPPRAGVSSAAMKYVIDFDAKNIVYVSCNPESLVVNLKELEAAGYRVDKVRVKDMFPHTPHVETVVRLQRKHS